In a single window of the Candidatus Bathyarchaeia archaeon genome:
- a CDS encoding DUF2153 family protein, protein MEDEWVKSVKAKMEEVRRLDPKDRLQYAAACAQCASAIYNSIGGWMTWLTNPVLLNDFDEKTLSEFFNFFKKFTLEFLEFDINATLKRRPDKRGII, encoded by the coding sequence ATGGAGGATGAATGGGTAAAGTCAGTTAAGGCTAAGATGGAGGAAGTACGCCGACTTGACCCTAAGGATCGTCTACAATACGCAGCAGCCTGTGCTCAGTGCGCTAGCGCCATTTATAACTCGATTGGAGGTTGGATGACTTGGCTTACCAACCCTGTACTCCTCAACGACTTCGACGAAAAAACTCTTAGTGAGTTCTTCAACTTCTTCAAAAAGTTCACGTTGGAGTTCCTAGAGTTTGACATAAACGCAACTCTTAAAAGGAGACCCGATAAGAGAGGGATAATCTGA
- the spt4 gene encoding transcription elongation factor subunit Spt4, which translates to MLKEKACRNCRLLVYGSVCPNCKNTFLTEDYSGLLIIIDPENSEIAKKAGITKAGRYALKVR; encoded by the coding sequence CTGTTGAAGGAGAAGGCTTGCAGGAACTGTCGTCTCCTAGTGTATGGTAGCGTCTGCCCGAATTGTAAGAATACGTTCCTGACCGAGGATTACTCCGGTCTTCTGATTATTATAGATCCTGAGAATTCAGAGATAGCTAAGAAAGCTGGGATAACTAAAGCTGGCAGGTATGCGTTAAAGGTGAGGTGA
- a CDS encoding DUF359 domain-containing protein translates to MGLLTRRLPEKMREELRKPFDELIRGEMLEAVKVVLSRLEAGGGSPMVIAVGDQSSKALLAAGGRAHVYIFDGQSCRKRTAQPKPPVEEIAKVTNPRGILTGEAREAVRKAVRCSFDTGIFVVGEEDLLALPAILYAPIGSLVLYGQPGEGLVVVKVDKRKKELVRNIIARMEVV, encoded by the coding sequence ATGGGGCTCCTTACAAGGAGACTGCCCGAGAAGATGCGGGAAGAATTGAGGAAGCCTTTTGATGAGTTGATACGCGGAGAGATGTTGGAGGCTGTCAAAGTTGTTCTTAGCAGGTTGGAGGCGGGGGGTGGGAGCCCAATGGTCATAGCTGTAGGCGATCAGTCTTCTAAGGCTCTCTTGGCGGCTGGGGGTAGGGCTCATGTCTATATCTTTGATGGGCAGTCTTGTAGAAAGAGGACCGCGCAGCCTAAACCTCCAGTGGAGGAGATAGCCAAGGTTACTAATCCGAGAGGGATTTTGACAGGTGAGGCAAGGGAGGCGGTTCGTAAAGCTGTTAGATGCTCGTTTGATACAGGTATATTTGTTGTTGGTGAAGAGGATCTTTTAGCTTTGCCAGCTATTCTCTATGCGCCCATTGGCTCTTTAGTTCTTTACGGTCAACCTGGGGAAGGGTTAGTGGTTGTCAAAGTAGATAAAAGGAAGAAGGAGCTAGTGAGAAATATAATTGCGAGGATGGAGGTTGTCTGA
- a CDS encoding HK97 gp10 family phage protein, with the protein MSEFTIGVRGLEEALQRLEIKATRLRKELQALLHQSAERVVGNAKALAPVRTGHLMDSIRILGEGDLEVTVGSEVEYAGYVEYGTSRMPARPYLRSAIALERENLVKALQALAAT; encoded by the coding sequence TTGAGTGAGTTTACTATAGGGGTGAGGGGGTTAGAGGAGGCTCTCCAGCGCCTTGAGATTAAGGCTACGAGGCTCCGCAAGGAGCTCCAAGCATTACTCCATCAATCCGCTGAGAGGGTCGTAGGTAACGCCAAGGCTCTGGCGCCAGTTCGCACCGGGCACCTCATGGATTCAATCAGGATCCTTGGCGAGGGTGATTTGGAGGTTACTGTCGGCTCAGAGGTTGAGTATGCTGGCTATGTGGAGTATGGAACCTCGCGTATGCCAGCCAGACCCTACCTCCGATCGGCGATAGCCTTGGAGAGGGAGAACCTTGTGAAGGCGCTTCAAGCGTTGGCAGCCACATAG
- a CDS encoding DNA-directed RNA polymerase, with amino-acid sequence MFTLVKCQDSIRIPPEKFAQNLKEAALSELIKRYEGIISKELGYVIAVVSVDIEPIGRILPGDGATYHSVNFELLTYKPEIQEVVEGEVIEIGDYGAFVRVGPVESLLHISQVMDDYLSYDEKQGLLVGKETRRKLSKGDKVRARITAVSMARGGSSGKIGITTRQPFLGKLEWIKEDLKVAEARVGAPAGKVVEKPTRKAG; translated from the coding sequence ATGTTCACATTGGTAAAATGTCAGGATAGCATTAGAATTCCGCCGGAGAAGTTCGCGCAGAACCTAAAAGAAGCTGCTCTGTCTGAGCTCATCAAGAGATATGAAGGGATTATCAGTAAGGAGTTGGGCTATGTGATCGCCGTTGTCTCTGTGGATATTGAACCCATCGGGAGAATCCTCCCAGGGGATGGGGCGACTTATCATTCTGTGAACTTTGAACTGTTAACCTATAAGCCTGAGATCCAGGAGGTAGTCGAGGGGGAGGTGATAGAGATTGGAGACTATGGCGCATTCGTCCGAGTAGGGCCTGTTGAGTCGCTTCTCCACATCTCCCAGGTTATGGATGATTATCTGTCCTATGATGAGAAGCAGGGTTTACTGGTTGGGAAGGAAACTCGTAGAAAGTTATCAAAGGGGGACAAGGTGAGAGCCAGAATTACCGCCGTTAGTATGGCGAGGGGTGGCTCAAGCGGAAAAATTGGAATTACCACGAGGCAACCTTTCCTTGGAAAGCTTGAATGGATCAAGGAAGACCTTAAAGTGGCTGAGGCTAGAGTAGGTGCTCCGGCTGGGAAAGTGGTGGAGAAGCCTACTAGGAAGGCTGGGTGA
- the rps24e gene encoding 30S ribosomal protein S24e: MTSTPTYEYSITKDNFNPLLERRELNFEIYHPNAPTPTRKEVKEKLAAIINTDQSTIHIAKMETKRDSWATKGLVYIYLSQNKAKLLTPHYLIERETRKGKPKETGENSQPKETAEKRETSKVKEEKTKPPTR; encoded by the coding sequence ATGACCAGTACCCCAACCTACGAATATAGTATCACAAAGGATAACTTCAACCCTCTACTGGAACGGAGAGAACTAAACTTCGAGATCTACCACCCTAACGCCCCTACACCCACGCGGAAAGAGGTGAAAGAAAAACTCGCCGCGATTATAAACACAGACCAAAGTACAATTCACATCGCAAAGATGGAAACTAAGAGAGACTCGTGGGCGACAAAGGGCTTAGTTTATATCTACCTCTCCCAAAACAAAGCCAAACTTCTGACGCCACATTATCTAATAGAGCGAGAGACACGTAAAGGCAAACCAAAAGAGACAGGAGAGAACAGCCAACCAAAGGAGACAGCGGAGAAGAGAGAGACATCTAAGGTCAAGGAGGAGAAGACCAAACCTCCAACTAGATAG
- a CDS encoding phage tail tube protein — translation MSNTRAGFEVAEAMYIAESTYGATPTSGEWKNISLVTSLTPRSIQTRRDKIGIGHQQPSAFILTKKHAECNLEHTLLKKTVTPPWEWTDFYTYIIGSGLSLANRVDSFSLGFKLDLATDEFGKIAGCKIREYEISGTLGEEIKGRVAILGQAYSYDNSDYVSGTATRQSPPTTDPITFADVDVAYGSTPTSITGRVNSFSFTLSRELKFLGSDTTTKTLYRRLEEQSRDITAEVTLDFDSTSELNDFLSDTSFTLRFDLPSGSGGRRVDLTGGKWLNVDQVFREVDLVALRLKARFTGMSVSVIS, via the coding sequence ATGAGCAACACTAGAGCTGGTTTCGAGGTGGCTGAGGCGATGTATATAGCAGAGTCAACCTATGGGGCGACGCCAACCAGTGGAGAGTGGAAGAATATCTCTCTAGTTACCTCTCTAACGCCCAGAAGCATCCAAACTCGACGCGACAAGATTGGCATCGGACACCAGCAACCCAGCGCGTTCATCCTCACAAAAAAACATGCCGAATGCAACCTGGAGCATACACTACTGAAGAAGACGGTAACACCACCTTGGGAGTGGACCGACTTCTACACGTACATAATCGGAAGTGGCCTCAGCCTAGCCAATAGGGTAGACTCTTTCAGTCTAGGCTTCAAACTGGACTTAGCTACGGATGAGTTCGGCAAGATCGCGGGGTGCAAGATTCGGGAATACGAGATCTCCGGCACTTTAGGCGAAGAGATTAAAGGTCGAGTAGCAATTCTAGGTCAAGCCTACAGCTATGACAACAGTGATTACGTCAGCGGCACCGCCACCCGCCAGTCACCGCCAACAACTGACCCCATCACTTTCGCGGATGTAGACGTAGCATATGGCTCCACGCCTACGAGCATCACTGGGCGCGTCAATTCATTCAGCTTCACCCTGAGCCGTGAGCTGAAGTTCTTGGGCTCTGACACCACGACGAAGACATTGTACCGCCGCTTAGAGGAGCAATCAAGGGATATAACCGCCGAGGTAACACTTGACTTCGACAGCACTTCGGAGCTTAATGATTTTCTGAGCGATACAAGCTTTACGCTGAGGTTCGACCTGCCCTCAGGTTCAGGTGGGCGCCGGGTAGACTTGACTGGTGGAAAATGGCTTAACGTAGATCAAGTCTTCCGCGAAGTTGACCTTGTTGCGCTGAGGTTGAAGGCAAGGTTCACCGGGATGAGTGTAAGCGTCATTAGTTAA
- a CDS encoding sugar phosphate isomerase/epimerase family protein has protein sequence MKICMASSPFLDILDEIRFAAFHKFDGIEISIEHPNSTPEHLNKRIEDILGLLSSYPLVRLAHTPIFINICDAYDTVREASLKELLKALEVAYLLEIKFLTVHPGYLRPNITKETAIRNLISSLEALLSKADNLGITLGLENLPPPPLGYFTEPGDFKSLFQQFNTDRLKLVFDFAHANIGGSTSPFIFIEQLFDKLGHIHLSDNFGDRDSHLPLGAGKVKYEELIARLRGKGYDGTLTLEVFSDDREHLLLSKRKVEALTSSQI, from the coding sequence ATGAAGATCTGCATGGCTTCATCTCCCTTTCTTGACATCCTTGACGAGATAAGATTCGCCGCATTTCACAAATTTGACGGAATAGAGATCTCTATAGAACATCCAAACTCCACACCCGAACACCTAAACAAAAGAATAGAGGACATCTTAGGTCTCCTATCCAGCTACCCCTTAGTAAGACTAGCCCATACACCAATCTTCATCAATATCTGCGACGCCTACGACACTGTAAGGGAAGCTAGCCTTAAAGAGCTCCTCAAAGCCCTGGAAGTCGCGTATTTACTGGAAATCAAGTTCTTAACGGTTCATCCAGGATACCTCAGACCCAATATAACCAAAGAGACCGCCATCCGCAATCTGATCTCGTCACTAGAGGCACTCTTATCTAAAGCAGATAATCTCGGCATAACTTTGGGGCTTGAGAACCTCCCCCCACCCCCTCTAGGCTATTTCACTGAACCTGGAGACTTTAAGTCTCTCTTTCAGCAGTTTAATACAGATAGGTTGAAACTTGTTTTTGACTTTGCGCACGCCAATATTGGGGGGTCGACCTCGCCTTTCATCTTTATCGAACAGCTATTTGATAAGCTGGGGCACATCCATCTGAGCGACAATTTTGGGGATAGGGATAGTCATCTCCCTTTGGGTGCAGGTAAGGTTAAGTACGAGGAGTTGATCGCTAGGTTGAGAGGTAAAGGCTACGATGGAACCTTAACATTGGAGGTCTTCTCAGATGATAGAGAGCATCTACTTCTCAGCAAGAGAAAAGTTGAAGCCCTAACTAGCTCCCAGATTTAA
- a CDS encoding 30S ribosomal protein S6e, with translation MAKFKLIISDKSGKTQTVELEGPRAIPLLGRRIGEVIDGSIANLGGKKLLITGGTDKDGFPMRKDIQGGVKTKILLSSGAGFHPSEPGLRRRKTIRGNTITEDITTINLKLVEEEAQPQARG, from the coding sequence ATGGCTAAATTCAAGCTGATAATCTCAGACAAATCCGGTAAAACCCAGACCGTAGAACTTGAAGGCCCTAGAGCAATACCACTCCTCGGCAGACGAATCGGAGAAGTCATCGACGGCTCCATCGCTAACCTCGGCGGCAAAAAGCTACTAATCACCGGAGGCACGGACAAAGATGGCTTCCCGATGCGTAAAGACATCCAAGGCGGAGTGAAGACAAAAATCCTGCTAAGTAGTGGCGCAGGCTTCCACCCCTCTGAACCAGGCTTAAGAAGACGTAAAACCATCAGAGGCAATACCATAACCGAGGACATAACCACAATAAACCTTAAACTAGTTGAAGAAGAAGCACAACCTCAAGCTAGGGGATGA
- a CDS encoding 30S ribosomal protein S27ae has translation MAEEGKKEKSSGKKRGLWQIYEYDYKSGKIVLKGKKCPRCDKLMARHQAPPRWSCGGCGYTEYIRKQLNEG, from the coding sequence ATGGCTGAGGAAGGTAAGAAGGAGAAAAGTAGCGGTAAGAAAAGGGGGTTATGGCAAATCTACGAGTATGATTATAAGAGTGGGAAGATAGTTTTGAAAGGGAAGAAGTGTCCCCGTTGCGATAAGTTAATGGCTAGGCACCAAGCCCCGCCGCGATGGTCCTGCGGAGGTTGCGGTTACACAGAATACATAAGGAAACAGCTGAATGAAGGTTGA
- a CDS encoding sugar phosphate nucleotidyltransferase yields MLKAVIMAGGEGTRLRPLTSTRPKPMISVVGKPVMEHVIELLKLHGLKELEATLHYRAEMIQDYFEDGSRFGVEISYSREETPLGTAGSVKAIEDRLDGTFLVISGDLLTDFDLSKIMHLHKKRGALVTIGLTRVPNPLQYGITMVNTDGWVERFLEKPSWGEVFTDTINAGIYLIEPEALRPLGKGEVYDFSKDLFPMLLKNKEPILGCLLEGYWCDIGDIQQYMQANYDALLGRVKLKIPGREVEEGLWIGEGAEIREGAVIERPAYIGRDCLIKRSFVGRLSVIADGVTVYERATIKRSIVLNRAIIEPGAELIGCIVGERCTIGSHASIYDLAIIGDDSSVGKGAVVNTNIRIWPRKVIDEGSTLSEDLRWGERWTKELFGPWGLSGRVNIDYTPEFTAKLGAAVGTLFGKGRQVAVARDTSRCSRMVESALTAGLCSTGVDVHNLRVSPTPVVRLYVRKHGLAGGVFTKVTRLDPISVNIQIFDSSGINLDRNCEKKIQDILSKEDVQRAAYDEIGTLVHPAGFEEDYLKSLEHFVDSEIISRARLRVVVDCSNGAGSILIPRLLSNLGCEIIPLNTKFDGSVKPNTHDESKETFAEISEKIREFHAEIGVIFDTDAERIVIFDESGRALSGDTALALMAKVLLKECGGGRVAVPVTASQAIEAISILYGGSVVRSKFGAYHILKAAQTAGVVLGGDGHGGFVFPNFHGGYDGIAALVKLLEAMAKRMQSLSNMMKDIPTFTKVEVEAACPWQHKGKVMKALIEGAEGSRIDTTDGVKIFHSDGWVAMIPSSEKPVIVLCAEAKNKDTAEALVSKYKAKISELASTP; encoded by the coding sequence ATGTTGAAGGCCGTTATTATGGCAGGAGGTGAGGGTACACGCCTCAGGCCTTTAACTTCCACCCGTCCTAAACCTATGATAAGCGTTGTCGGTAAGCCGGTAATGGAACATGTAATAGAACTCTTGAAGTTGCACGGTTTGAAAGAGCTGGAGGCTACTTTGCATTACAGAGCTGAGATGATACAAGATTACTTTGAAGACGGTTCAAGGTTTGGGGTTGAGATCTCCTACTCAAGGGAAGAAACTCCACTCGGGACCGCTGGCTCAGTCAAGGCAATCGAGGATAGACTTGATGGTACATTCCTTGTAATCAGCGGAGACCTCTTGACAGATTTCGACTTGTCAAAGATTATGCATCTCCACAAAAAGAGGGGGGCCCTAGTTACCATAGGGCTAACCAGAGTGCCCAACCCTCTCCAATACGGTATAACGATGGTTAATACAGATGGGTGGGTGGAGCGTTTCCTTGAGAAGCCTAGCTGGGGGGAGGTTTTTACCGACACCATAAATGCTGGGATATATTTAATTGAGCCTGAGGCTTTGAGGCCTCTGGGAAAAGGTGAAGTTTACGATTTCAGCAAGGACCTTTTCCCTATGCTCCTGAAGAATAAAGAGCCAATACTTGGGTGCCTACTCGAAGGTTACTGGTGCGATATAGGCGATATTCAACAGTACATGCAAGCTAACTACGATGCGTTGTTGGGTAGGGTGAAGCTGAAGATACCTGGTCGTGAGGTTGAAGAGGGATTATGGATTGGAGAAGGCGCCGAGATCCGCGAGGGAGCAGTTATTGAGAGGCCAGCATACATAGGTAGAGATTGTTTAATAAAGAGATCTTTCGTGGGAAGGCTCAGCGTCATCGCAGATGGTGTGACTGTATACGAGCGGGCTACTATAAAGAGGTCGATCGTCTTGAATAGAGCAATAATAGAGCCTGGTGCAGAGCTAATAGGTTGTATTGTTGGTGAGAGGTGTACCATAGGTTCACATGCATCAATATATGACTTAGCCATCATAGGAGATGATAGTTCAGTTGGAAAGGGCGCGGTGGTGAACACTAATATTCGTATCTGGCCTCGCAAGGTTATAGATGAAGGATCTACCTTAAGTGAAGACTTGCGGTGGGGCGAGAGATGGACGAAAGAACTCTTCGGTCCTTGGGGTCTCTCTGGGCGAGTGAACATAGATTACACGCCGGAATTCACTGCGAAGTTAGGAGCAGCTGTTGGGACCTTATTTGGAAAGGGAAGACAGGTGGCTGTTGCCAGAGATACAAGTAGATGTTCAAGGATGGTCGAGAGCGCCTTGACAGCCGGCCTATGCTCCACTGGGGTGGATGTGCATAACCTTCGCGTATCACCTACACCAGTTGTGCGCCTCTACGTTAGAAAGCATGGTTTGGCTGGTGGGGTCTTCACCAAGGTTACGCGATTAGACCCTATATCAGTTAATATCCAGATCTTCGATTCATCAGGCATTAACCTCGATAGGAACTGTGAGAAAAAGATACAGGATATTCTCTCAAAGGAGGATGTCCAGCGGGCTGCATATGATGAAATTGGCACACTCGTCCATCCCGCTGGCTTCGAGGAAGATTACTTAAAATCCCTAGAACACTTCGTGGATTCTGAGATTATCTCGAGGGCTAGGCTGCGCGTGGTGGTTGATTGCTCGAATGGGGCAGGCTCAATCCTTATTCCGCGTTTACTTAGTAATCTAGGCTGCGAAATTATACCATTGAATACTAAGTTCGACGGATCTGTTAAGCCTAATACCCACGATGAATCGAAGGAGACTTTCGCTGAGATCTCAGAAAAGATTAGAGAATTCCACGCAGAGATAGGCGTAATTTTCGACACAGACGCAGAAAGGATAGTGATCTTTGATGAAAGCGGGCGAGCTTTGTCTGGTGACACAGCTCTGGCTTTAATGGCCAAAGTGCTCTTAAAGGAGTGTGGAGGTGGAAGGGTAGCGGTGCCAGTGACGGCTTCTCAAGCCATAGAAGCTATCTCGATACTTTACGGTGGAAGCGTAGTGAGATCAAAGTTTGGAGCTTACCACATTCTCAAGGCTGCCCAAACCGCTGGAGTTGTTCTTGGGGGTGATGGACATGGAGGCTTCGTATTCCCTAACTTCCACGGAGGCTATGACGGGATTGCCGCCTTGGTTAAACTGTTGGAAGCTATGGCTAAGAGGATGCAGTCTCTCTCGAATATGATGAAAGATATACCTACCTTCACGAAAGTTGAGGTGGAGGCTGCTTGCCCTTGGCAGCATAAAGGGAAGGTCATGAAGGCTCTGATAGAGGGTGCTGAAGGCAGCCGTATCGATACCACTGATGGGGTGAAGATTTTTCATTCTGATGGGTGGGTTGCCATGATTCCGAGTTCAGAGAAGCCTGTTATAGTGTTATGTGCGGAGGCAAAAAATAAGGATACCGCGGAGGCTTTGGTCTCCAAATATAAGGCTAAGATTAGTGAATTGGCGTCTACACCTTAG
- a CDS encoding 30S processome protein Utp24 — MDSNFLFIPVQFNIDIFDEMERILAAKVEPILPLPVLEELKSLAVGGSPKVRRQASSALKLAQRCKSLEVSKHPGESVDDFILRVASGSGLVVATTDRELRKRLRNISIPVIYLRDRSHLAVEGGGLI; from the coding sequence TTGGACTCGAACTTCTTATTTATACCCGTACAGTTTAATATTGACATATTCGATGAGATGGAACGTATCTTGGCTGCAAAGGTTGAACCTATATTACCCTTACCGGTACTTGAAGAGCTGAAGAGCTTGGCTGTAGGGGGCAGTCCTAAGGTTAGGCGGCAAGCGTCTTCAGCTCTGAAGCTAGCCCAGAGGTGCAAGAGCTTGGAGGTGTCGAAGCACCCGGGGGAGTCTGTTGATGACTTTATATTGAGGGTTGCGAGTGGTTCAGGGTTGGTTGTGGCGACCACCGATAGGGAGCTCAGGAAAAGGTTAAGAAATATTAGTATACCAGTGATCTACCTCAGGGATAGATCCCACCTTGCCGTGGAGGGAGGCGGGCTGATTTAA